TGAACCGCTCCAGGCTTTGCCGTGAGTTGTGGCCGTTCATGGAACGCCTTGATACGTCTTTGCGCCGGCGGCGTCAATGGCTCGACGAACTGAGCGTTCCGTACTGGCGGCATGCTTCGGCCAGCGCGTCGATGTTGGCCAGCGGCACTTCCGGTTCCAGCACATGCGTGGGGGCCAGGATCAGCCCGCCGCGCTGCCCGTACTTTTCGACGCACTCGCGCACCCGCGCCCGCACGTCGTCGGGCGTGCCGAAGGGCATCGTCGATTGCGTGCCGATGCACCCGTGAAGCCCCAGCCGGTCGCCGAAACGGGCCTTGAGCGCGTCGGCGTCCACGCACTCGGGCTGCACCGGGTTGAGGAAGTCCAGCCCCGCGTCGAGCATCTGGCCGACAATGTCCGTGCAGTTGCCGTCGGTGTGGTACCCGATCGCGCAGCGGGAGTCGATCTCCTTGATCGCCTGCCAGCAGCGGCGCCAGCGACTCAGGATCAGCGTCCGCCAGGTGTCCATCGAGAACATCATGGACTTCTGGCTGGCCACGTCGTCGCCGCAGTAGATATAGTCCACGCCCGCCCGGGCGGCCCCGATGGCCGCGTGGTAATTCTGACGGAAGAACTTGTCCAGCAGACACTCCGCCCAGGCCGGCCGCTCAATCGTGTCCATCAGGAACTGCTCGTACCCGCGCACCTGCCAGGCGTTCTCATACATGTGCCCCAGGAAGATCATCACGCTGCGCCCGGCGGCGTGGGCAGCCGACACGGCGGCGATGGCAGGCTCCCAATCGTAAACGGCAGGGTCCTGTACCGGATAGTCTTCGATCTGCGCCAGGCTCGTGGCGTTGCGCAACGGCGAGATATATCCGGTGAAGTGGTAGAACTGCGCCGGCACTTCGGCCACGCCCAGATGGTTGATGCGCGTGCCCTGGGGCAGATCCTCGCCCTGCCAGTATCGACCAAAGTCGATCTTCGGCGGCTCCCCCACCACTTTGGGCCCCACCCATGCCGGCTGCCACATCCCGTAATGCCCGGCGACGTCGTCGGTGCCGACGTGCTGGGCCACCCGCCGGGCCAGGTCGGGCGTAAAGCCCATGCCGAAAGGAATCCACTCCGGCCGGCGGTGTTCGACGATCGCCCTGAAGTTCTCCAGTTCCGTCATCATGCTTCATCCATATTTAAGGCTAATTAGAATTCGCCGCCCAGATCGGGGCGCAAGACGGCGGGTTTTGTCGACGGCGCGGGGCGCGGCCGGGCCGCTTGACTGGCCGGCCGCGTCGCAGGCGGGGAAGGCTGCGATACCGGCGCCGGCGGTGCTTTGGCGGCGGCAAGAAGTTTCGCGTGCATGTCCGTGGCGTAGACGAGCAGGTTGGTCATGATCGCCACGGCTGAATCTTCACGGTACCCTCGCACGGCGCCGGAGGGATAGCCCAGCAGGCCCGAGGTGAGGTCTTCGCTGGAGTAGATGACCGCCGGTCTCGCCCGGCCTGTGGGGTCGCCGGGGATCGGCAGGGCGATGCATCGCAGGCGCTGGTCCTTTCGCTGGTCGGCGGGCAGGGCCTGGGCGAGTTCACGGCGGTAGTAGACGCGGGAGATCTGGGCCGGTCCCGTGAAGGGAATGTGCGAGGCCAGAGGCCCTCGCGGGGCACTCGCCAGCAGCGGCAGAAGCTGGCTCTCGAGGGCTTCGACGAATGCGGCGGAGCCTCCGGCGGCGTCGGCGATCAGCGTTCCGCCGCCGAGGAGGTAATTCTTGAGCGCCTGCGTTTGGGCGGGGTTGAGGCGGAAGTCGCCCGTGCCGCAGAGGCTGGCGACCGGGTGCGTGCGCGGGTCGAGGCGTTCGATGGGCAGCGGGCCCAGCACCTGCAGCTCGATATTGTGCCGCACGCCCATCAGCAGCGCCAGGCGGTTCCAGGCCATCGGCTCGGGGTCGTCGTTGCCGCTGTACGCCAGGCGCACGACGCTCAAGGTGCGGCGAGGCTTGAACGGTTTGGCCGCCGGCCACGGCGTGCTGCCGCGCGGGGGCAGGTTGCCTTTGTCGCTGGCGAGCATGTAGATGTTGCCCATGAGCTCGAAGACCGGGCGGTTGGCCTTGTCCGGACCCAACTCCAGCGCCAGCGACAATTCGCGCGGGGCGTGGACCGCCAGCGGTCGCACGCCGTTGGAGATGCCCCACAGGCCCGCTGTGTCGCCCAACGTGAAGTAGCCCGAGTAGACCGAGTGAGCCGCGGGCAACTGTCGCAGGGCAAGGTTGGGGAACATGCGGCCGTACGCCTCGTGCATGTCCAGCGTAAACGAGCCGCTGTTGCCGGCGGATTCCGAGACGATCAGCCCACCAGCCAAAACGTAGTCTCGCAGGCGGGCGATCTGCTCGTCGCTGAACTGCACGCGCCCGGCGCCGCTGATATAAAGGATGGGCGCGTCGAGCCAGGTGCGGTAGTCGCTGTCGACATCGACCACCTGCCACGCCAGCGGCCGCTCGAAGGTGTAGCCGATATACTGGCACAGCATGGCCGCGTCGCGCGGGCGCACGTTCCACTTGCCCTCGTAGCGCAGCTTGTTGACCAGCACCGGCTGATATCCCTGCGCCAGGGTGAGCATGGCCATAGCCGTGGGGACGGGTCCGTCGCCCCAACTGCCGTCGCTGTTCTGGCGGTCGAGCAGCTCCCGCAGCGAGTGGGCGTACCAGTCCTGTGCGGCGAACTGCTTTCGCCCGCAGGCCGCCCCGACGCGCGACAGCGCCAGCAGCCAGTCGTAGTAGTAGTTGGGCCCTTTGTGCGGATTGGCGTCGGGCTGGTAGTTCTTGTCCAGCCACCCCAAGGCCTCGGCGATAGGTTTGTACTCCGGAGTCAGCGGGCGCAGGTACTCCTGGCGGTGCAGCACGTCGAAGCAGGCGTACAGGCTGGCCAGACCCGCCGCCGTCATTGACCCGTACGTCTGCGGGCGCCCCGCCCCGCCGCGCACCACGTACCCCCAGCCGCCGTCGACCTGCTGCTGGCGCAGCCAATGACGCTCGACCTTCTGCCAGTAGTCCACCGGCACGCCCAGCCCGCGATGCTGCCCCGCCGCCACCGCCATCACGGCGGCCTGGCTGTTCGAATTATCATAAGCGGCGCTGTCTGCCGTCGCGGCGCCGTCCTTGCTCGTGTAGGTGTACGACCCGTCCGCGCCCGCCGCGGCGATCAACCACGCCACGTCCTTGGACAATTGCGGATGGGGCTCCTTGCCCTTGAGCTGCGCCAATGCGCACGCCCGCATGGCTACGGCGTATGTGCCGTTGAGCTCGGCGGCGGTCAGCCATTCCAGCGCCTCGCGCAGGGGCGAGGCCTTGGCGTCGGCCGCGGCGGAGAGCATCGCGTAGACGACGATGCCGGTCTTGCCCCCATGGCGCGGATTGCCCGGCGGGAACTCGTCCCTGCACATGCCCGTGGCGGAGATCTGCGAAGCGAGATAGGCGCTGCCCGCCGCCATCGCTCGATCGATCGCCCGTGGCGACAGAGGCGGCGCGACGTCGCCCTCGGCCGGCGAGGCGGCAAGAGCCAGCAGCATCAGGCAAGCAGCGGCACAGTCCATGACCATCCCTGGAAAGACAAATCCTGAACGACACATTCGAAATCCGAAATCCGAAATCCGAAACAAGAAGCAAACAACAAGAAGCTAAACAGCAAAGGCTCCCACCATAGCGATTCTTGTTCTTTTTGTTTCTTTTTGTCTTTTTTTCTTCTTAGTTGTTTGCCGTTTGCTTCGAATTTCGAAATTCGAATTTCGAATTTGTTTCTCACGGTCTCCAGATCACCTCGATCGCCGGGGTCTGCATCTGGCGCAGGGTCTCGACGCTCAGGGCGCGGCTTTGCGTTTGGCCGTCGGTCAGGACGGCCAGGAAGCTATGTCGCGGGACGTAGCGGACCACCCGGGGATTGCCCAGTCCGGCGGCCTTGGCGGCCTGGTCGTAGGCGTCGCGCTGGTAGCCGATCTTGTCGATCAATCCCAGTTCCATGGCGGCTGAAGCGCTGTAGATTTTTCCGTTGAAGGGTTCGATCTGGTCCTGCCCTTGCGTCTGGGCCTGTTGCGTGGCGGCGTCGGAAACTTCGATGGTCGGCTTTCGGGTCTTGAGGCGGTCGCCTCGCCCTTTCCGGACAACCTGCTCGAAGATCTCCTGCGTCTCATTGAGCAGCGACTGGATGTACCGCTGCTGGTATGGGGCGGGTTTTGACAGCGGGCTCAGGGCGTCTTTCCAGGCGGCCGCGTCCGACGACTTCATCACGATCGGCTCGACGCCGATCTTGTCCAGCGTGCCCTTGAAAACGAACCACGTGGCGATCACGCCGATGCTGCCCGTCATCGTCGTGCGCTCGGCCATGATGATGTCCGCCGGGGCCGACACGTAGTACCCGCCGCTGGCGGCCAGCGCCCCCATCGAGACGACGACCTTCTTGCCCTTGCCCTTGAGGCGCAGAATCATGTCGTGGATCTCGTCCGACGCCGCCACCGACCCGCCGGGCGTTTCGACGCGCAGGACGACGGCCTTGACGTCAGGCTCCTTGTCCAGAGCATTGGTGAATTTCTGGAACTGATCGGCCGCACTGTTGTCGATCACGCCGGAGATCTCATAGACGGCGATGGTCTGATCGGCGGCGCCTTCCTGCACGGTCGTCTTCACCAGACCGTACTGGCTCTGGGCGCCGGTCAGCATCAGGACCAGCCCCATGTTGATCAGCACCGACAGCAACAGCAGCGTCACCAGCACCGAGACGAATATCCACACGCCCACGCGGCGGCGGGGCCTGGGGGCAGCGGCCGGTTGCGGCGGCGGGTACGAGTTCGATTCCGTCATGGTCAGGCTCCCTTCAACATGTAAAGCCGGCGCATAGCGCGGCGGCTGGCATGGATCGTTACATGATTCTAGTCGGGATGAGCGCTAATGCAACCTATCATCCTCAGCGTGCCCTGGTGGCAGGGCAACCCTGTGCCGTCGCGGGAGGGCCAACCCCGGTGCCGTGGCGGGAGGGCGAAGCCCGACAACCACGATCTCGCGGCGCAAGGTTCCGGGATCGTGGCTCTCCGGCCTTCGGCCTGCGCGCCACGGCACCCTCCTTCGGCCCTGCGCGCGCCATGGCGTCTGGAGTCGAACCTGCGGTCAGATCTCCACCGGTTCGCAGAGGTTTTCGGCGCTGGCGGCGGCGCGGCCGCACACGTGGCAGATGAACCGGGCGTCCTTGGAATATTTCGCCACTTCGGTCATCTGCCGGCGGCTGACCAGTTCGCACATGTGGTTCTCGTGTCCGGGATGTTCCTCAACGCCCATGGGATTTTGTGTCGGCTGATTCTTCGGCATGGTCTCTCCCTTTGTTGCCAGACAGGCGGCACCCTTCGGCCGCGACGTGAAATGATAGCCGGCATGGGGAGAGAAAGTTGTGAGTTGTGAGTTTCTCGCTCACCACTCACAACTCACCACTCACCACGATTCTCATCACCAGGCGATCTTGATCACGTCGACATTGTCGCTGCGCAGGGCGGCGGGCAGATCGATGGTCAATTCGCCGGCCTTGAAGGACGTCTTGAGCTTCTTGCCCGTGGCCAGCATGGTCACGGCAGCGGGTTTTCCGGCGCCGCTGATGCGCGGGGCATCGCTGAAGTCGGCAGGCACGTGGACGTACCAGACGTTCTGCCCCTGGCGGGTGGTCACGGGCAGGTTGGACTGCTGGGGGAACGGTCCGCGCCCGGTGCCGAAGACGGATTCCTTATTCTTGTCCATCCAGGCCTTCAGCTCGCCCATGCGGCGGTAGTAGACCTCGGGCAGCTCGCCGTGGCGGTTGGGGGCCACGTTGAGCAGGTAGTTGCCGCCCCAGCACCGCGTGTGCGTGAAGCGGCTCAGCATGCGGCGCAGCGGCCAGTACGTTTCGTCATGGTACGTGTAGCCCCACGGACCGATGTTCCAGCGTTCGCACAGTTCCCACCAGTCCGGCGGCGGGACCGAGCCCATGCCGCACTCCCAGGTGTCGAAGTCGCCGTAACCGTGCATCCGCGGGTCGATCACCATCCCCGGCTGCATCGCCCGCAGTTCGTCCATGGAAATCACGTTAGGTCCGCCGTCGAACCACAGCAGGTCGACCTTACCGTACCAGGTCAGCAGTTCCTTGATCTGCCCGCGGATATGCGCGGCATTCTTTTCCTTCCATTCCGGCGGCTCGGGCGGAATCTCGCGCGGCTCGTGGTTCATCCCGCCGGTCTTCTCCGGGTCGCTGGCGCAGCCGAACGACATGTACTCGCGGTTGAAGTAGAAGTCCGGCGGCGAGTAGTACAGCCCGACCTTGAGCCCGAGCTTGCGGCAGGCGGCTACGTACGGGGCCACCAGGTCGCGCCCGCCCATGTAGACGCGCGTGCCCATCTCGCCGAACTGGCTGGGCCAGAGCGTATAGCCGTCGTGGTGCTTGGTCGTCAGCACCGCATAGGTGAAGCCCGCGTCCTTGGCCGCGGCCAGCCACTTCTCCGGATCGTAGTTGTCCGGGTAGAACTTTTTGGCCAGGGCGTAGTACTCGGCGGGGGTGATCTTGTTGCGATTCTTGAGCCCGCGGTCCCAGGACGTGTTGGCGATCATGCCCCAGGAAATATCCGCATCGCCGGCGCAACTGTTGATGCCCCAGTGCATGAACAGGCCCAGACGCCCCTCGCCGAACCACTGCGCGTCGGGGTGCGTGGTGCGCTGAAACGTCCCGCCGCCATACTGCTGGGGGATCTGGATGATACGATGCTGTTCGCTGGCGGTACTGCTGTTGGCACACATGCGTCTATGTTCTCCAGTTCGCGTTCGGGGACAGGGACGGGGAGAGCGGGATTAAGGGGATTAGAAACGGATTAAGAGGATTGGGAGAAAAGAAACAACCGACGACGAGGACGAGGACGACGACGAGGACGATTCATCTGCTTCGGTCGCCCGTTTCCCTGTCTCTAAGCTCTTAATCCTCTTAATCCTTTTAATCCGCGTAATCCCGCACTCCCCGTCTTCTTTTCTTTCCAATCCTCTTAATCACACACCACTCATCACTCGCTGAACGGCCCACGCTGCAGGCCGTGAACGTCTACCATGCCCTGGCGGGCCCAGCGGATCCAACTTTCAATCTCGTCGCCCGGCGGGGCCAGGCGGCGGTAGTCGGCCTCCATCGCGTCCAGGTCGTACGCCACGCGGTGGAAGCTGAAGCGGCCGTCCTGCATCAGCATGCACTGCGCTCGCGGATCGCCGTCGCGCGGCTGACCGACCGTCCCGACATTCACCAGCGTCTTGCCGCCCGACTCGACGAGCATAGCCGTATGCGAGTGGCCGCACAAGACCACGTCCTGTTCGATCGACGCCAGCAGCGTATCAAACACCGCCTGGGCCGTCGCGGCGGTGAAATATGCCTTCTGCCCCGGAACGTCGTGCGTGAGCAGATACCGCGTGCCGTTGAGCGCGATTTCCATCTGCGCCGGCAGGGCCGCCAGATATGCCTGTTCGCCGGCTGTGATCGACCCGCCGTAACACTGCAGATCGTGGTTGCCGCGGATGATCTTGCTGCAGCGCCGCCGAACCAGCTCAAGACACTGGCTGGGCTGCCAGCCGTACGAAATCACGTCGCCCAGAAACCAGGTTTCGTCCACGTCGGCAAAGGCGTCGAGGACGGCCCGGAGGGCGTGGTAGTTGGCGTGGATGTCGGCGATCAGGAGGATCTTCATGGCTCGTGTTTGCGACACAAAGACACAGAGAAAACGGAAGGTGGGGTGGAAGGAGCGAGGGCTTTCTCTGTGTGTCCTGTCGTCTTTCTCTATCTCTGTTTTCTCTGCGTTTCTGTGTCGCCTGTCTTGCTTTGGAAGTACTCCAACTGCCTGGGCAGGTTTTCCGCCCAGAACTGGGCGTTGTGTTTACCCGCAAGCACCTGCCACTGGTGCGGCACCGACGCGGCCTCCAGGGCGGCGTGGGCGGCGTTGTTTTCTTTTTCGAACAGGCCGTCCTGCTGCCCGCACAGCAGCGAGAGCACCAGGCCCTTGCGCTTGGCCAGTTCCGCGATCTGCTGCTGCGCAAACAGCGCCGGGCGACCGCCGGCCGGACCCATCGCCGCCGTCAGCCCCCACGTGCGGTCGATCTTGCCTCTCCATCGCGCCGGCGTGATGCAGGCGCTGAGCCCGCCGACAGCCGAGAACAGTTCCGGATGCCCCAGCCCGATCCGCAGAGCGCCCCACCCGCCCATCGAGTTGCCGCTGATCCAGTGCCCGCCGTCGCTGATGCGATAGCCCTGCTTTTTCAGCGAGGCAATGAGCTCCCCGGTCACGAACGTCTCGGCAAAGTTCGTCCCGCCATAGTCGACCCACCACGAATTGGCTCCGGCCGTGGCGGCGATGATGATTCGCTGATACTTGTCCGCCAGCGGCGCCAGCGGGAGCATCTTGGGCCAGTCGGTGTGATCGCCCCCGACGCCGTGCAGCAGCACGATAAGGCCGTACGCCTTGGCGCTCTTGGCATATTCTGACGGCAAGACCACTGTAGCCGAAAAGTCCTTCTTGAACGAGTCGCTGTGGATCGTGACGACGCGGGAGGCGTCACTTTGGAGTGCGGCAGCCTCAGATGCCGCTTTGGAAGTTGTTGGGAATCGAGAAACTCCCAAAGCGGCAGCTAAGGCTGCCGCACTCCATAGAGTCGCACTCCAGAAGGCTCGCCGCGCGCCGGCCATCAGCTTACCTCCTCGGCCTGCCTGAGCCGCACGATCTGCGTGCAATCCTGGCGGGTCTTGCGAAAGGCCGTCGGGCTCAGCCCGTGTCGTTCCTTGAAGGCGTTGCTGAAGGCAAACGGCGAATCGTAGCCGACCAGCTTGGCGACGGTCTCGACGGAATGGTCGCGGGCCATCAGCAGATTGGCCGCGCGGCGCATCCGCAGATAGGCCAGGTACGCCTGGGGATACGTGCCGGTCTCTTCGTGGCACAACCGCCCCAGGTGGCGCTCGGAGACGTTGATGAATTCCGCCATCCGCTCGACGGTCCAGGGCTGACCGACGTCGGCCTCGATGGCGGCCCAGAGTTCGCCCAGCCGGCGAGGCTTGGGCGGGCTGTGGATCAGGCAGCGGCTTTCGGCGTCGATCAGGGCGACCATGTGCTCCAGCACGCTGGTGTCCGCCCTCACCGACAACTCGCGGAAGAGGTTCTCGACGGCCATGTGCAGCCCGGTCACGTCGGCGGGATACAGCGTGGGGGTGGGCATGCTTTCGAGCATGTTCTCGTCGGCGCCCTGGGAATACATCACCGCGCAGAGCTGCCAGCGGTATCCCTTGAGCCCGCGGACGGCCACTTCACATCCGGGGCGGCAGACGAAGACGGTGTTCTTCTCGGCCACCTGCCACTGCCCGTCGATGTAGAAGCGCCCGCGACCGCCGAAGGTGACGATCACCTGCGCGCAGGGATGGCTGCGGGCGTACGACCAGCAGTCGGGGGTCCAGACGTGCTGGCCGACAAAGGTGATCGCCGGACGCTGCAGATGCACCAGTTCCGAGCAGTGGATCGCCCGATCACTGGCGCCGCGCCCGACATAGTGCCCTTCGAGCCAACTGAACTCCATCGGCTTCTTTGTTGTCTTAGCCATGATTTTTGCCGTGATTAGAGGGGATGTTTCTTGCCGTGATCCGCGATTATATCGTCGCCCTGCGAAAGATACCAGTAGCGCGTAATCTGTAACCCGTAATCAGTCGGAGCAGCCCGGACCGTTTACCGATCCCGATTACTTAGTGCTGCGATAGTGCGCCGGGCTCATCCCCCGATGGCGCTTGAAGGCCTTGGAGAACGCGAACGCGTCTTCGTACCCGACCATGCGAGCGACGTGGTCGATGGTGTGATCGCCGTCGAGCAGTCCAACCGCCCGGTTCATTCGCAGCCTCGTCACGTAGTGCATGGGACTGGTGAGGGCTTCCTGGCGGCAAAGCAACCACAGGTGGTGTTCGGACATGTTAGCCAGCCCCGCCAGGTCGGCCATCGTCCACGCCCGTGCCAGGTCGGCCTCGACCTGCTGCCACAGACCCGTCAGGCGCAGCGGCGGACCGGGGTCGCCGATCAGGCGCCGCGCCTGCGCGTCGATCAGCGTCAACCAGGCATCCATCACGTCGCCGCTGGCGGGGCCGACAAACTCGCGGTGCAGACCCTGGATGGCCGACCGTAGCGGTTCAGCCTCGGCGTGAACAATTCCCGCCGCCGGAACCTGCGACAGAAACGCCGCCCGGTGCTCAGGATAGTACAGCACGATAGCCTGGTGCCAGCGATGATTCGGCCGGCCGCGCTGACCGGCGGCCTGTCCGGGGCGGCCCAGAAAGACGTCATTGGTCTTCATCGTCCGCCATTGTCCGTCGATCCAGCGCTGCCCCTGGCCGCCGAAGGTCGCCAGGATGTCATAACACGTCGTGGCGGAGATGTCGGCAAAGTCGCTGCTGTAGTCTGCCAGGGCTAACCAGTAGATGCCCCAGCGGTTCTTCATGATGGGCAATTGGGAACTATGCACGGAGACGACGCGAGTCGACTCGCCCGGTACCAGGCAGTCCGGCCCCGGTCCGCTTACATCATTCTTGGACATGTTACCTCGCAGTCCGTTCGCAACCGCAACGCGCGTGGCGATAATAAGCTCTTGTTCTCCATACTGAAAGAACAATCCGTCTAGGCGCGGCCAGAGTGGCACCGACATCAAGCCGCGGATCGTGCTAATATCATTTTCAGACATGAACTCGTCAGTTTCAACCATTCCACTTTTTGGCCGTTTGGCGTATCTTTTGTCTCGTTCAAGCGGCCCCGGGGAGAAACTGGGACGGCTTGACGCCTTTTTTTGATCTGAGTTCGTTCCGGTCAGTCTTCAGGAAGATTACGCTGCCCAACAGAGGGGGCAGCGTCTATCCAGCATCTGCACGGAGCAGTCCTGGCGCGCCGCCAAAGCCGCCTTGACGAATCTGGGATTCGGCCGCGGCCGAAGAAAGGAGATCATCGCAAGTCGCGTTGCGGGAACCTTAGAGGAAGGTTCACAACGGAGCATAGGAAGGCAGGGATGCCTCAGGAGAATCGGCAAACCAACTTTTACGCACAGGAGAATCACGTGAAACGCACCATTACAGCAGTTCTGGCACTGGGGCTTATCATGACTCTGGCCGGCGTCGCACAGGCGGCAGTCGGCGACATCCTCAGCTCCGCGGGGTGGACGACCCGCGAAGGAGTCACATCCGGATGGCCCTCCAATACGGGCATTAAGGCCATCAACGGCGATGGGCTCAACGGCCTGTATCACGACCCGGGGATCTATGACAACTGGGGTCCGGTCTGGTTCACTCAGATCAATGAGGGCAACCAGTGGATCAATACGTTCTCACCGGGACGAATTTGGTTGATGGTGGACATGCAGGAAGTCCAGACCATCGGCACGATCAACGTCTGGAACTTCGGCGATCCGGCCAGCCACCCCGCGGGCTTCAACCTCGGCGCCAAGAACGTGGACATCTACTACGCCGGCGATGGCGCGACTCTTCCGACCGCCGGAGCGTACCTCGCGCTGGACGGGACGTGGACCACCCTGATGAATGTGGACCTGAACCCCGCGCCAACGAACGGGGCGCCCTCCCTCATGAGCGACTCCCTCGACGTGACCGACTTCGACGCCCGGTATGTGATCTTCGCGATCAACAGCCGCTTCGGGTCCAACGACTACAGCGAAAACAGCGTCGCCATCGCCGAGATCCAGTTCCTCCAAGGCGCCGTCGGCGACATCCCCGAGCCGGCGACCATGAGCCTGCTGGCCATCGGCTCCCTGGCGGCGGTGATCCGCCGTCGCAGGTGACGGACCGGCAGCGATGCCTTTTGGGGGCTCTGGGCCCAGCCCCATAGCCGCATCGCTGGGTGCCGTGGCGACCGGCTGCAAGGCGCCCGCCACGATCCCCGACGCCGGTGTGGCATTTTGTAAACCTTGGAGTTCAGGGAGCGTGGCTCTCCGGGCCTGCGGGCCTGCGGGCCACGGCACCCACCCATTCGCGGCGCAGCCTTTATTTTCGCGGCTCGAACGTGCGCTCGTCGATCACGTTGCCGTTGAGGTCGTAGGTTTTCATCTCGCACTTGTCGGCCGTCACCTCAAAGATGCAGTAGCACAGGCTGGCGTAGAACTTTTTGGAGTACGGGTTGTATTTCTCCGGATTCCTCGCCTGCCCGCGCAGCGGCGCGCCGGCGGCCCCGCTGGTGATCGAGGTGATGCCCTTGTCAGCGGGCAGTTCGCTGCGCTCGTAGTTGTGGTCGTGCCCGACGATCATGGCGGTGGCTTTGTACTTGGCCAGCAGCGGCAGGATGACGTTGCGGCTGGCCAGCATGGGCACTTCCGGGTACTTGGCGTGCGACCCGCTTGTCCATCCGGGGTAGTGCGACATCAGGAAGATAAACTTGGCCTTGGAGTCCTTCAGCACGCCCTCGAGCCACTTGGTATTGTCGTTGTCCGCCGTCCAGGCCTGCGTGCCGTCGATGCCGATCAGCAGCGTCTGTCCGATCTGCTGGTGCCAGTTCTTGGCCCGCCCGTCGCCGCCGGGGGTGTAGAACAATTCCGGATACGCCGGGCAGTTGTTCTCGTGGTTGCCGATCACCGGGTACGTCGGCACGAACGTCATGAGGTTCTTGGCCGGAGCGAAAAACTCGCGGTCCCAGATCTCATCGCTGCCGCCGCTGGTGACCATGTCGCCGCTGAAGAGCATCAGGTCGGGCTTGGACTTGGCGATCGCACCCGCCACGGCCGCCCAACGCTCCACGTGCGTACGGCAGTCGCCGGTGGCGGCAAAGCGGAAGCTCTGCCCGTCGCTGGCCGGAACGGTCACGGTGAACGGACCAGCCGACGCGGACGCCTTGCCCGACGTCGCCACGGCGGTATACGTGAAGCTCTTGGTCCCGGCCGCCAGCGGAATCTGCAGGCGGTGATAGAACCCGCGCTGGCTCGAGGCGGTCGTCTCCTTGCCCGCGTCGCTCTTGGCCGTCACGGTGACAACGGCCGACAGCGTCGTGCGGCAGATCACCGTGAACGAGTCGGGGCTGATCGCCCCCAGCGCCGGACCGGTGCGGATCGCCATCGCCTCGGGCGCCAGCAGTTCCACGCGCGCTGCGATCTTGGCCGCGTCGGTCTTGGCGTCGCCCGCGGCCGTCACCACGATCACGTTCTCGCCCTTGACGAGGTACTTGGCCGGATCGAGGGGAATGGCCGCGTACGAGATCTTGGCGATGGGCCCCTCGACAAGCTTTCCGTT
This Planctomycetaceae bacterium DNA region includes the following protein-coding sequences:
- a CDS encoding uroporphyrinogen decarboxylase family protein, with amino-acid sequence MMTELENFRAIVEHRRPEWIPFGMGFTPDLARRVAQHVGTDDVAGHYGMWQPAWVGPKVVGEPPKIDFGRYWQGEDLPQGTRINHLGVAEVPAQFYHFTGYISPLRNATSLAQIEDYPVQDPAVYDWEPAIAAVSAAHAAGRSVMIFLGHMYENAWQVRGYEQFLMDTIERPAWAECLLDKFFRQNYHAAIGAARAGVDYIYCGDDVASQKSMMFSMDTWRTLILSRWRRCWQAIKEIDSRCAIGYHTDGNCTDIVGQMLDAGLDFLNPVQPECVDADALKARFGDRLGLHGCIGTQSTMPFGTPDDVRARVRECVEKYGQRGGLILAPTHVLEPEVPLANIDALAEACRQYGTLSSSSH
- a CDS encoding DUF4159 domain-containing protein — protein: MVMDCAAACLMLLALAASPAEGDVAPPLSPRAIDRAMAAGSAYLASQISATGMCRDEFPPGNPRHGGKTGIVVYAMLSAAADAKASPLREALEWLTAAELNGTYAVAMRACALAQLKGKEPHPQLSKDVAWLIAAAGADGSYTYTSKDGAATADSAAYDNSNSQAAVMAVAAGQHRGLGVPVDYWQKVERHWLRQQQVDGGWGYVVRGGAGRPQTYGSMTAAGLASLYACFDVLHRQEYLRPLTPEYKPIAEALGWLDKNYQPDANPHKGPNYYYDWLLALSRVGAACGRKQFAAQDWYAHSLRELLDRQNSDGSWGDGPVPTAMAMLTLAQGYQPVLVNKLRYEGKWNVRPRDAAMLCQYIGYTFERPLAWQVVDVDSDYRTWLDAPILYISGAGRVQFSDEQIARLRDYVLAGGLIVSESAGNSGSFTLDMHEAYGRMFPNLALRQLPAAHSVYSGYFTLGDTAGLWGISNGVRPLAVHAPRELSLALELGPDKANRPVFELMGNIYMLASDKGNLPPRGSTPWPAAKPFKPRRTLSVVRLAYSGNDDPEPMAWNRLALLMGVRHNIELQVLGPLPIERLDPRTHPVASLCGTGDFRLNPAQTQALKNYLLGGGTLIADAAGGSAAFVEALESQLLPLLASAPRGPLASHIPFTGPAQISRVYYRRELAQALPADQRKDQRLRCIALPIPGDPTGRARPAVIYSSEDLTSGLLGYPSGAVRGYREDSAVAIMTNLLVYATDMHAKLLAAAKAPPAPVSQPSPPATRPASQAARPRPAPSTKPAVLRPDLGGEF
- a CDS encoding S49 family peptidase, producing the protein MTESNSYPPPQPAAAPRPRRRVGVWIFVSVLVTLLLLSVLINMGLVLMLTGAQSQYGLVKTTVQEGAADQTIAVYEISGVIDNSAADQFQKFTNALDKEPDVKAVVLRVETPGGSVAASDEIHDMILRLKGKGKKVVVSMGALAASGGYYVSAPADIIMAERTTMTGSIGVIATWFVFKGTLDKIGVEPIVMKSSDAAAWKDALSPLSKPAPYQQRYIQSLLNETQEIFEQVVRKGRGDRLKTRKPTIEVSDAATQQAQTQGQDQIEPFNGKIYSASAAMELGLIDKIGYQRDAYDQAAKAAGLGNPRVVRYVPRHSFLAVLTDGQTQSRALSVETLRQMQTPAIEVIWRP
- a CDS encoding alpha-L-fucosidase, with the translated sequence MCANSSTASEQHRIIQIPQQYGGGTFQRTTHPDAQWFGEGRLGLFMHWGINSCAGDADISWGMIANTSWDRGLKNRNKITPAEYYALAKKFYPDNYDPEKWLAAAKDAGFTYAVLTTKHHDGYTLWPSQFGEMGTRVYMGGRDLVAPYVAACRKLGLKVGLYYSPPDFYFNREYMSFGCASDPEKTGGMNHEPREIPPEPPEWKEKNAAHIRGQIKELLTWYGKVDLLWFDGGPNVISMDELRAMQPGMVIDPRMHGYGDFDTWECGMGSVPPPDWWELCERWNIGPWGYTYHDETYWPLRRMLSRFTHTRCWGGNYLLNVAPNRHGELPEVYYRRMGELKAWMDKNKESVFGTGRGPFPQQSNLPVTTRQGQNVWYVHVPADFSDAPRISGAGKPAAVTMLATGKKLKTSFKAGELTIDLPAALRSDNVDVIKIAW
- a CDS encoding metallophosphoesterase family protein, with translation MKILLIADIHANYHALRAVLDAFADVDETWFLGDVISYGWQPSQCLELVRRRCSKIIRGNHDLQCYGGSITAGEQAYLAALPAQMEIALNGTRYLLTHDVPGQKAYFTAATAQAVFDTLLASIEQDVVLCGHSHTAMLVESGGKTLVNVGTVGQPRDGDPRAQCMLMQDGRFSFHRVAYDLDAMEADYRRLAPPGDEIESWIRWARQGMVDVHGLQRGPFSE
- a CDS encoding alpha/beta hydrolase-fold protein — protein: MAGARRAFWSATLWSAAALAAALGVSRFPTTSKAASEAAALQSDASRVVTIHSDSFKKDFSATVVLPSEYAKSAKAYGLIVLLHGVGGDHTDWPKMLPLAPLADKYQRIIIAATAGANSWWVDYGGTNFAETFVTGELIASLKKQGYRISDGGHWISGNSMGGWGALRIGLGHPELFSAVGGLSACITPARWRGKIDRTWGLTAAMGPAGGRPALFAQQQIAELAKRKGLVLSLLCGQQDGLFEKENNAAHAALEAASVPHQWQVLAGKHNAQFWAENLPRQLEYFQSKTGDTETQRKQR